In a single window of the Campylobacter iguaniorum genome:
- the hemC gene encoding hydroxymethylbilane synthase, which yields MNIRIASRNSVLALWQTHHIRDLLEAKGHSVEIITMKTKGDVILDTPLAKIGGKGLFTKELENCMLEGKADIAVHSLKDVPTTFPDGLKLACVCSREDVRDAMLSMNYKSLDELPNGAKVGTTSLRRKMQILAHRPDLEIISLRGNVQSRINKLKNGDFDAIILAMAGINRLNLDKEVKFTAPISSIPAMGQGALGIEAVDKKEILDAIEFLNDEQSVVETTIERDFVHTLNGGCQAPIGINAKLNGDKIEVEAILGLIDGSEILRDSKTYPKLAYTIAGKNFADEFIARGAKELLKRAEEMVELS from the coding sequence ATGAATATAAGAATAGCAAGTAGAAATAGCGTTTTAGCACTTTGGCAAACTCACCATATAAGGGATTTGCTTGAGGCAAAAGGTCATAGTGTAGAGATTATTACGATGAAGACAAAAGGCGACGTAATATTAGATACTCCTTTAGCAAAGATCGGTGGCAAGGGGCTTTTTACAAAAGAGCTTGAAAACTGCATGTTAGAGGGCAAGGCCGATATAGCAGTCCATAGCTTAAAAGACGTGCCTACCACATTTCCAGATGGGCTAAAGCTGGCTTGTGTGTGTAGTCGTGAAGATGTGCGTGATGCGATGCTAAGTATGAATTACAAAAGTCTTGATGAGCTACCAAATGGTGCTAAAGTCGGCACAACTTCACTTAGAAGAAAGATGCAAATCCTAGCTCACAGACCAGATCTTGAGATTATCTCTTTGCGTGGCAACGTCCAATCTCGTATAAACAAGCTTAAAAATGGCGATTTTGATGCTATTATTCTCGCAATGGCTGGCATAAATAGACTAAATTTAGACAAAGAAGTCAAATTTACTGCGCCGATTTCAAGCATACCTGCAATGGGACAAGGAGCTCTTGGAATAGAAGCAGTCGATAAAAAAGAGATTTTAGATGCAATAGAGTTTTTAAACGACGAACAAAGTGTGGTCGAAACGACTATTGAGCGTGATTTTGTTCATACTTTAAATGGTGGTTGCCAAGCACCTATCGGAATAAATGCAAAACTAAATGGCGACAAAATCGAAGTAGAGGCTATACTTGGGTTAATTGATGGAAGCGAGATTTTAAGGGACAGCAAGACTTATCCAAAACTAGCTTATACAATAGCTGGTAAAAACTTTGCTGACGAGTTTATAGCTAGAGGAGCAAAAGAGCTTCTAAAAAGAGCCGAAGAGATGGTGGAACTAAGCTAG
- a CDS encoding NUDIX domain-containing protein, giving the protein MDTIIKNLKIVPLEKSKFVKPFSILYTQDGKEKKWDCVEAHDSVSCVMYHKEFDSFLFVKQFRPSLWYYQKKNDICSDEPGFTYELCAGILDKGLSPEDTVVEEILEETGYEATVVKKITSSYTALGFGANRQTVFYTIIDESMKKTAGGGVDDERIELVFVKKDEILEFIYDETKVKAPNLQFALLWFLQNAKV; this is encoded by the coding sequence GTGGATACTATTATAAAAAATTTAAAAATCGTTCCTTTAGAAAAATCAAAATTTGTAAAGCCGTTTAGCATTTTATACACTCAAGACGGCAAAGAAAAAAAATGGGATTGTGTAGAAGCTCACGATAGTGTGTCTTGCGTGATGTACCATAAGGAGTTTGATTCGTTTTTGTTCGTCAAGCAGTTTCGCCCATCTCTTTGGTATTATCAAAAGAAAAACGATATTTGCTCTGATGAGCCTGGATTTACTTATGAGCTTTGTGCGGGTATACTTGATAAAGGTCTAAGCCCAGAAGATACAGTGGTCGAAGAGATTTTAGAAGAGACTGGATATGAGGCGACAGTCGTAAAGAAGATAACTAGTAGCTACACAGCTCTTGGATTTGGTGCAAATCGCCAAACTGTTTTTTATACCATTATAGATGAAAGTATGAAAAAAACAGCTGGCGGTGGCGTCGATGATGAGCGAATCGAGCTTGTTTTTGTCAAAAAAGATGAGATTTTGGAGTTTATTTATGATGAAACCAAAGTCAAAGCTCCAAATTTACAGTTTGCTTTGCTTTGGTTTTTACAAAATGCAAAGGTCTAA
- a CDS encoding tetratricopeptide repeat protein, whose translation MTRKIILIISMLLACVYGDDFDDGVVSYHQGDYDKSEQVFENSCKSGNMRACSSLGYLYVNNKKNPNLAIKYYNLSCLNGDYRACNNLGAIYANDQNTSYDMAKALFVQSCANGINGACANLHTIYTVECNLSNFTSCNELGVLYEYGKGVVKHYVYATKLYQKACDGNDGLGCSNLGAMFYKGFGVEKDINKAKEFFEKGCFLGNEIACKNLQALDRT comes from the coding sequence ATGACTAGAAAAATAATTTTAATAATATCTATGCTCTTAGCTTGTGTCTATGGCGATGATTTTGATGATGGTGTGGTGAGCTATCATCAAGGAGATTATGATAAATCAGAGCAGGTATTTGAAAATAGCTGTAAAAGTGGCAATATGAGAGCTTGCTCATCTCTTGGGTATCTTTATGTAAATAATAAAAAAAATCCAAATTTGGCTATAAAATACTATAATTTATCTTGCTTGAACGGTGATTATAGAGCTTGTAATAATCTAGGTGCAATATATGCAAACGACCAAAATACATCTTATGATATGGCAAAGGCTTTATTTGTACAGTCATGTGCTAATGGCATTAATGGTGCTTGCGCGAATTTACATACTATATATACAGTCGAGTGTAATTTATCAAATTTCACCAGCTGCAATGAGCTTGGTGTCTTATACGAGTATGGCAAGGGTGTTGTGAAGCATTATGTGTATGCTACTAAGCTATATCAAAAGGCATGCGATGGAAATGACGGGCTTGGATGTAGTAATCTTGGTGCGATGTTTTATAAAGGATTTGGCGTAGAAAAAGATATAAATAAAGCTAAAGAATTTTTTGAAAAGGGATGTTTTTTAGGTAATGAAATCGCTTGTAAAAATTTACAAGCCTTAGATAGGACTTAA
- a CDS encoding plasminogen-binding N-terminal domain-containing protein yields the protein MKKVVILFLMLCSFAFGAEFDMKTTYSLLLNTTDDGFGEITDSKDIIVGSSGIVMHKFSDGSKSIIARAVVTEKKAGFAKVRFELFDSLKQPALPIPKILPENGDEIVLNYLYDRALIVAPNEEVFKEITNHFKNITFVHPDMMGSYLSYEYKPNPSKNDFRLMCAQNAAGVIFIALDGEAVFADCGSFNVLKKFKSKDISYYQLPFYTRITDIDTVFWKLDSAKIGNYNKYYKRLLGDK from the coding sequence TTGAAAAAAGTCGTGATTTTATTTTTAATGCTGTGTAGTTTTGCTTTTGGTGCTGAGTTTGATATGAAAACGACATATAGTTTGCTACTTAATACAACTGATGATGGCTTTGGAGAGATAACAGATAGCAAAGATATCATAGTAGGAAGTAGTGGCATCGTGATGCATAAATTTAGCGACGGAAGTAAATCTATCATCGCAAGAGCTGTAGTAACTGAGAAAAAAGCTGGGTTTGCCAAGGTTAGATTCGAGCTTTTTGACTCTTTAAAACAACCAGCGTTGCCTATCCCAAAAATACTACCAGAAAATGGCGACGAAATAGTCTTAAACTACCTATACGATAGAGCTTTGATAGTCGCTCCGAATGAAGAAGTTTTCAAAGAAATAACAAATCATTTTAAAAATATAACTTTCGTTCATCCAGATATGATGGGCTCATATCTAAGCTATGAATACAAGCCAAACCCAAGCAAAAATGACTTTCGTTTGATGTGCGCTCAAAACGCAGCTGGAGTTATATTTATAGCTCTTGATGGCGAAGCTGTTTTTGCTGATTGTGGTAGTTTTAACGTGCTTAAAAAATTCAAAAGCAAAGATATAAGTTATTATCAACTTCCATTTTATACAAGAATTACAGATATAGATACCGTATTTTGGAAGCTTGATAGCGCTAAAATCGGCAATTACAACAAATATTATAAAAGATTATTAGGGGATAAATAA
- a CDS encoding MBOAT family O-acyltransferase: MLFNSYEFIFLFLPFTFILYFYLLGKRLILGAKIFLVIASLFFYGYWNFIYVPLILLSIFVNYAVGLSLVNHNKIKINSKTILIFGIAFNLILLGYFKYTDFLLENFNGIFGSDVPLPHIVLPLGISFFTFTQIAFLVDAYRGEAKEYSLVHYMLFVTYFPHLLAGPILHHKDMMPQFASKFNWVKNYKNIALGLFIFSIGLFKKVVIADTFAVWANNGFDNAQILTLIEAWATSLSYTFQLYFDFSGYCDMAIGASLLFNIKLPINFNSPYKALDIQDFWRRWHITLSRFLRDYLYIPLGGNRGGYWRTYRNLLATFILGGLWHGAGWTFIFWGFMHGVALVIHRIWKSLNLKLPKIIAWFITFNFINIAWVFFRAKEWEDAIKVLKGMCGLSGIVLPSFLSNKLTFLSKFGVEFGSLFADIQGNRYTIILIFLSFLLTLCFKNSMHLLNTKLNYKIMFLSSLIFSYSILSLSKISEFLYFNF; the protein is encoded by the coding sequence ATGCTCTTTAATAGTTATGAGTTTATATTCTTATTTTTACCATTTACTTTTATATTATATTTTTATCTTTTAGGCAAAAGACTAATTTTAGGAGCGAAGATATTTTTAGTCATTGCAAGCTTGTTTTTCTATGGATATTGGAATTTTATTTATGTGCCTTTGATACTACTTTCTATATTTGTCAATTACGCAGTTGGATTAAGCCTTGTAAATCATAATAAAATAAAGATAAACTCAAAAACTATTTTGATTTTTGGTATTGCTTTTAATCTGATTTTACTAGGATATTTTAAATATACAGATTTCTTACTTGAAAACTTTAATGGTATATTTGGCTCTGATGTGCCACTACCTCACATAGTGCTCCCTCTTGGCATAAGCTTTTTTACCTTTACTCAAATAGCATTTTTAGTAGATGCTTATAGAGGTGAGGCAAAAGAGTATAGTTTGGTTCATTATATGCTATTTGTGACATATTTCCCACACCTTCTTGCTGGACCAATACTCCATCATAAAGATATGATGCCTCAATTTGCTAGCAAATTTAACTGGGTAAAAAACTACAAAAACATAGCTCTTGGGCTATTTATATTTTCTATTGGACTATTTAAAAAAGTTGTGATCGCAGATACATTTGCTGTCTGGGCAAATAATGGATTTGACAATGCGCAAATCCTTACTCTTATAGAAGCTTGGGCTACAAGTCTAAGCTATACATTTCAGCTTTATTTTGATTTTAGTGGATATTGTGATATGGCTATAGGAGCGTCACTGCTATTTAATATAAAACTACCTATAAACTTCAACTCTCCATATAAAGCTCTTGATATACAAGACTTTTGGAGAAGATGGCATATAACACTTAGTAGATTTCTAAGAGACTATCTCTACATACCTCTTGGCGGCAATAGGGGGGGGTACTGGCGTACTTATAGAAATCTACTAGCTACTTTTATACTTGGTGGACTTTGGCATGGAGCTGGATGGACGTTTATCTTTTGGGGATTCATGCATGGAGTTGCACTAGTCATTCATAGGATTTGGAAAAGCCTAAATCTCAAACTACCAAAAATCATTGCTTGGTTTATTACATTTAATTTTATCAATATAGCGTGGGTATTTTTTAGAGCTAAAGAGTGGGAAGATGCTATCAAAGTGCTTAAAGGAATGTGTGGGCTAAGTGGGATTGTGTTGCCAAGCTTTTTATCAAATAAACTTACATTTTTAAGTAAATTTGGTGTGGAATTTGGATCTTTATTTGCAGATATACAAGGAAATAGATATACTATTATTCTAATATTTTTATCTTTTTTATTAACATTATGTTTCAAGAATTCTATGCATTTATTAAATACCAAATTAAATTATAAAATAATGTTTTTATCAAGTCTTATATTTTCATATAGCATTTTATCATTAAGTAAAATCTCTGAATTTTTATATTTTAATTTCTAG
- a CDS encoding peptidoglycan DD-metalloendopeptidase family protein, with the protein MIKKLFIFLFIALNLYAAKPSVEELTWPNGESLLMFLENNKIPLSLYYNLEKEDQELASEITTGTRFQILRDDDDEISQVLIPISDELQIHIHKDKIGKFNLDFIPIIYENEDRILSIDINRSPYQDIIENTGNLALASAFMNAFKGSVDFRGLKKGDKLIITYSQKRRMGRVFSTPDIKAAMIQIRGKAEYVYQYDGRFYDKFGKELENFFLVKPVKNARISSRFTPKRFHPILKRYRAHLGMDYAAPKGTKIYAAGDGTVSFAGKKGGYGNVLTINHADGYMTLYAHVNGFASGMKRGKSVKKGQLVAYVGNTGMSTGPHLHFGLYKNNKAINPESVVKITKSALGGKEKAEFNALVATYNKDIDKGLGDHKNYPKEETFESVITF; encoded by the coding sequence ATGATTAAAAAACTTTTTATATTTTTATTTATAGCTTTAAATTTATATGCAGCCAAACCAAGCGTTGAAGAGCTAACATGGCCAAATGGCGAAAGCCTTTTGATGTTTTTAGAAAATAACAAAATACCATTATCACTATATTATAACCTAGAAAAAGAAGATCAAGAGCTAGCTAGTGAGATCACGACTGGGACTAGATTTCAGATACTAAGAGACGATGATGATGAGATATCTCAAGTCTTAATCCCTATAAGCGATGAGCTTCAAATCCACATCCACAAAGACAAAATTGGTAAATTTAACCTAGATTTTATCCCTATAATATACGAAAACGAAGATAGAATTTTAAGCATTGATATAAATCGCTCTCCATATCAAGATATCATAGAAAATACAGGAAATTTAGCTCTTGCAAGTGCTTTTATGAACGCTTTTAAAGGTAGTGTTGATTTTCGCGGATTAAAAAAAGGTGATAAACTCATCATCACTTATAGCCAAAAAAGAAGAATGGGAAGAGTTTTTAGCACTCCAGATATCAAAGCTGCCATGATACAAATCCGTGGCAAAGCTGAGTATGTTTATCAATATGATGGTAGATTTTATGATAAATTTGGCAAAGAACTTGAAAACTTTTTCTTAGTAAAACCAGTTAAAAATGCAAGAATCAGCTCAAGATTTACGCCTAAAAGATTTCATCCTATACTAAAACGCTATAGAGCTCATCTTGGTATGGACTACGCTGCCCCAAAAGGAACTAAAATCTATGCTGCTGGAGATGGAACTGTGAGCTTTGCTGGCAAAAAAGGCGGCTATGGCAATGTGCTTACCATAAACCACGCTGATGGCTATATGACACTATACGCCCACGTAAATGGCTTTGCAAGTGGTATGAAAAGAGGCAAAAGTGTAAAAAAAGGTCAGCTAGTGGCGTATGTAGGAAACACAGGCATGAGTACTGGTCCACATCTCCACTTTGGGCTATATAAAAACAATAAAGCCATAAATCCAGAATCAGTAGTAAAAATCACAAAAAGCGCACTTGGAGGCAAAGAAAAAGCAGAGTTTAACGCTCTAGTAGCTACTTATAACAAAGACATCGACAAAGGCTTGGGCGACCATAAAAATTATCCAAAAGAAGAGACTTTTGAGAGTGTGATAACATTTTAG
- a CDS encoding YihY/virulence factor BrkB family protein has protein sequence MSLAKTYMAICNFYKKWQDKDLLHFAASLSFHTMLSIIPVLLISLSIFTQMPSFSGYYTKIKEFIFSNLLPSHQESITNYIDQFLSNSSSLGIMGFVAIIFTSIMFFSDFEYVVSKITGAKSRGFWRSLSNYWTLITLMPLGLAMSFYLSNLIQNTLNQSEYTSEINFLAIFPYLIIWAIFAITYLIIINREISLKTVLISSFISSLAWSISKWFFVQYAFYNKTYASIYGSFSILLFFFVWIYLSWIIFLYGVKLCAVLEYPNSKDSSL, from the coding sequence ATGAGCTTAGCTAAGACTTACATGGCGATTTGCAACTTTTATAAAAAATGGCAAGATAAAGATCTGTTGCATTTTGCTGCGTCTCTTAGCTTTCATACTATGCTTTCTATCATTCCAGTTTTGCTGATTTCTCTATCTATTTTTACGCAAATGCCTAGCTTTTCTGGATATTACACCAAGATAAAAGAGTTTATTTTTTCAAATTTACTCCCAAGCCATCAAGAAAGTATCACAAACTACATCGATCAGTTTTTAAGTAATTCAAGCAGTCTTGGAATAATGGGATTTGTGGCTATTATCTTTACTAGCATTATGTTTTTTAGTGATTTTGAGTATGTCGTCTCTAAGATCACAGGGGCGAAGAGTCGTGGATTTTGGCGAAGTCTTAGCAACTACTGGACGCTCATTACCCTTATGCCTCTTGGCTTAGCCATGTCGTTTTACCTGTCAAATTTAATCCAAAATACGCTAAATCAAAGCGAATATACAAGCGAGATAAACTTCCTTGCGATTTTTCCTTATCTTATTATTTGGGCGATATTCGCTATCACTTATCTCATCATCATAAACCGCGAAATTTCGCTAAAAACCGTGCTTATAAGCTCATTTATCAGCTCGCTGGCTTGGTCGATCTCTAAGTGGTTTTTCGTGCAATACGCATTTTATAACAAAACATACGCAAGCATCTATGGCTCATTTTCGATATTACTATTTTTCTTTGTGTGGATATATCTATCATGGATAATATTTTTATATGGAGTGAAGCTTTGTGCTGTTTTAGAATACCCAAATAGTAAAGATAGCTCACTTTAA
- a CDS encoding FAD-linked oxidase C-terminal domain-containing protein: MDKAHIKYFEKLLGEDNAKFDKAHQIAYCYDATKKRFEPDGVLFPRNEQDVSDILKYCSQNNIVIVPRGAGSGFTGGALAANGGVVLSFEKHMNKIIEIDMQNMVAVVEPGLVNMKLQKAVEELGLFYPPDPASENYSTIGGNVSENAGGMRAAKYGITKDYVMALRAVLPNGDIIRAGKRTIKDVAGYNIAGILIASEGSLAVITQITLKLIAKPKFKKTAMGVFPSVNDAMNAVYKTMAAGVTPVAMEFLDNLSINAVENKFNKGLPRDAGAILISEVDGSNLGVLDEELKTIEKVFKQNGASEFRVAKDENESSDIWFARRNCSQAITCYGSLKLNEDITVPRSKLPELLEKIKEISAKFNVTTPCFGHTGDGNVHTNVMVDASDPEAVKRGHEAITEIFKATVELGGTLSGEHGIGLSKAPFMNLAFSEAEMNLFRTIKKAFDPSNILNPAKMGL, encoded by the coding sequence ATGGATAAAGCTCATATAAAATACTTTGAAAAACTATTAGGCGAAGATAATGCTAAATTTGATAAAGCCCATCAAATAGCCTACTGCTATGACGCTACTAAAAAACGCTTTGAGCCAGATGGCGTGCTATTTCCAAGAAACGAACAAGATGTAAGCGATATACTAAAATATTGCAGCCAAAATAACATTGTCATCGTCCCTCGTGGAGCTGGAAGCGGCTTTACTGGTGGAGCTTTAGCTGCTAATGGCGGAGTTGTTTTGAGCTTTGAAAAACACATGAACAAAATCATAGAAATCGATATGCAAAACATGGTCGCAGTCGTCGAGCCAGGTCTAGTCAATATGAAACTTCAAAAAGCAGTTGAAGAGCTTGGGCTGTTTTATCCGCCTGATCCTGCTAGTGAAAACTACAGCACAATCGGTGGCAATGTCAGCGAAAACGCTGGTGGCATGAGAGCTGCAAAATACGGCATCACAAAAGATTATGTAATGGCTCTAAGAGCAGTGCTACCAAACGGAGATATCATAAGAGCTGGCAAACGCACCATAAAAGATGTCGCAGGATACAATATAGCTGGCATTTTGATAGCTAGTGAAGGAAGTCTTGCAGTCATCACTCAGATCACTTTAAAACTCATCGCAAAGCCTAAATTTAAAAAGACCGCAATGGGCGTGTTTCCTAGCGTAAATGACGCTATGAACGCAGTCTATAAGACAATGGCAGCTGGCGTGACACCAGTAGCAATGGAATTTTTGGATAATCTTAGCATAAACGCAGTTGAGAATAAATTTAATAAAGGTCTGCCAAGAGACGCTGGAGCCATACTCATAAGCGAAGTCGATGGATCAAATTTAGGCGTTTTAGATGAAGAGCTAAAGACGATAGAAAAAGTTTTCAAGCAAAACGGCGCTAGTGAGTTTAGAGTAGCAAAAGATGAAAACGAAAGTAGCGATATATGGTTTGCCAGACGCAACTGCTCTCAAGCAATAACTTGCTATGGAAGCCTAAAACTAAATGAAGACATCACAGTTCCACGCTCAAAGCTTCCAGAACTCCTAGAAAAAATCAAAGAAATTTCAGCTAAATTTAACGTCACAACGCCGTGCTTCGGGCATACTGGAGATGGCAACGTCCATACAAACGTAATGGTCGATGCAAGTGATCCTGAGGCTGTAAAAAGAGGTCACGAGGCTATAACTGAGATTTTCAAAGCTACAGTCGAGCTTGGCGGGACACTTTCTGGAGAGCATGGAATCGGGCTTAGCAAGGCTCCATTTATGAACCTTGCATTTAGTGAAGCTGAGATGAATCTCTTTAGAACTATCAAAAAAGCCTTTGATCCAAGCAATATCTTAAATCCAGCTAAAATGGGGCTTTGA
- the mgtE gene encoding magnesium transporter: protein MNKELDEVKEQLEKHFDDAADLSAADLAEHLKVLKKHDEDEYASYLDKLDSASLGEVAIEMPDHMLKDVIENVSNDKIVEAIEELESDDATDLLQYIEEIDEEKAKELFCSLELDSQKEISKLINYEESEAGAYMQTELFSARLDEKLSSAITRFRVMKKNGDIENVFQLFVVDKDGILHYAVPIEDLLVFDFNQNLQTIVKNSEDDKYKPHSALDTDDISDVATMVRDYDLSAVAVVNKAGVLLGRITTDDIHDFLEDSATEQIYHLAGVDDEAEDEDTLFKAGRARALWLFVNLITAIISASIIGLFDETIEAYVALAILMPIVASMGGNTGTQALTVTVRRLALGDIEFSNAKSVLGREVSIALINGVIFASIMGVIAYIWFGVSMLGLVIAISMVINLFCAGLFGTLIPLGLKKFNIDPAVGSSVLLTTVTDVVGFFSFLGLAKWILL, encoded by the coding sequence ATGAATAAAGAGCTAGATGAAGTAAAAGAGCAGTTAGAAAAACACTTTGACGATGCGGCCGATCTCAGTGCAGCAGACCTTGCAGAGCATCTAAAAGTACTTAAAAAACACGATGAAGATGAGTATGCTAGCTATCTTGATAAGCTAGATTCTGCTAGTCTTGGCGAAGTCGCTATAGAGATGCCAGATCACATGCTCAAAGACGTGATCGAAAATGTCTCAAATGACAAGATAGTTGAGGCTATTGAAGAGCTAGAAAGCGATGACGCCACAGACTTGCTCCAATACATCGAAGAGATCGATGAAGAAAAGGCTAAAGAGCTGTTTTGCTCTCTTGAACTAGATAGCCAAAAAGAGATTAGTAAGCTTATAAACTATGAAGAGAGTGAAGCTGGAGCATATATGCAAACTGAGCTTTTTTCAGCTAGGCTTGATGAGAAGCTAAGCTCAGCCATAACTCGCTTTAGGGTGATGAAAAAAAACGGTGACATAGAAAACGTTTTTCAGCTTTTTGTAGTCGATAAAGACGGGATTTTGCATTACGCTGTGCCGATAGAAGATCTTTTAGTTTTTGATTTTAATCAAAATTTACAAACTATAGTAAAAAACAGCGAAGATGACAAATACAAACCGCACTCAGCACTTGATACAGACGATATAAGCGATGTTGCGACTATGGTTAGGGATTATGATCTAAGTGCGGTCGCAGTGGTCAATAAAGCTGGAGTCTTGCTTGGTCGTATCACCACTGATGATATACATGACTTCTTAGAAGATAGCGCAACGGAGCAAATTTACCACCTAGCTGGAGTCGATGATGAAGCTGAGGATGAAGATACTTTGTTTAAGGCTGGCCGCGCACGTGCGCTTTGGCTTTTTGTAAATTTAATCACTGCTATTATCAGTGCTTCTATCATAGGGTTATTTGATGAGACTATCGAGGCTTACGTGGCTCTTGCGATACTTATGCCAATAGTAGCAAGCATGGGTGGTAACACAGGCACGCAAGCCCTTACGGTTACTGTGCGTAGGCTAGCACTTGGTGATATAGAGTTTAGCAATGCAAAGAGCGTTTTAGGGCGTGAAGTAAGCATCGCACTCATAAATGGAGTTATATTTGCTAGCATAATGGGCGTTATAGCTTATATTTGGTTTGGGGTGAGTATGCTTGGGCTTGTTATAGCTATATCTATGGTTATAAATTTATTTTGTGCTGGTTTGTTTGGTACTTTGATACCTCTTGGACTTAAGAAATTCAATATAGATCCAGCTGTAGGAAGCTCAGTGCTACTTACTACTGTGACCGATGTCGTTGGATTTTTCAGCTTTTTAGGACTTGCAAAGTGGATACTATTATAA
- a CDS encoding FxsA family protein yields MIRISLLPYLVIELICVAFYIANYGILNFFGEVFLSGILGVILLFNYGFSNFYGSMNQLNLKNIFGSMGIAFGGMLLIVPGILSDFVAIFVLLVSFTLKLVAYLQGSNAADHSEFTNTKSSCDSEIIDVEIIDTKGQK; encoded by the coding sequence ATGATAAGAATTTCACTACTTCCTTATCTTGTAATCGAGCTTATTTGCGTTGCATTTTATATAGCTAATTATGGGATCTTAAACTTCTTTGGAGAGGTTTTTTTAAGTGGAATTTTAGGAGTAATCCTGCTTTTTAACTATGGTTTTTCAAATTTTTATGGAAGTATGAACCAGCTAAATTTGAAAAATATATTTGGTTCTATGGGTATTGCTTTTGGTGGAATGTTGCTCATAGTTCCTGGGATTTTAAGTGATTTTGTTGCTATTTTTGTCTTGTTGGTGTCTTTTACTTTAAAATTAGTAGCTTATTTACAAGGCTCAAATGCAGCAGATCACAGTGAATTTACAAATACAAAAAGCTCTTGCGATAGCGAGATTATAGATGTTGAGATTATTGATACAAAAGGACAAAAATGA